The proteins below are encoded in one region of Clostridium fermenticellae:
- a CDS encoding type I restriction endonuclease subunit R, with product MAINSQFESLVEQAAIKWFKDLGYDYIHGSKISAEDRKDTTEVVLNKVLMDSLKKINPNVKSECIQEAYEALKTFNYPTIENNNKDIHKLIREGVKVTYNDKSGEEVGDIVNVFDYIKPENNSFIVCNQVTIKGPNTPRIPDILVYVNGLPIGLFELKNPLDENATIEGAYRQINLYKKNIPDIFYYNEICVVSDSTEAKAGTLTANFERYSAWKCIDTGNIEKEKTELEVLIKGMFDKERLLDIIRNFITFENGSAVVKNKKKKKRIVSDKKEKKKIIVKKIAMYHQYYGVSDAIRETLRAAGENGDRKIGTYWHTQGSGKSLSMVFYTGKVIREKALNNPTIVVITDRNDLDDQLYETFCNANDLIPYPVQADSVEDLKEKIHTLAAGGIIFTTIQKFQTDKENIEGLDVNRKMKKAITRGSEYPLLSDRSNIIVMCDEAHRSNYDFLDGFAKNIRQGLPSASYIGFTGTPIDFEDKSTLQVFGDYISVYDMKQAVLDNATVPIFYESKVVKLKLENNDIDMNFEEVTENEEENTKNKLKSKWAALEALVGTSERLDIIAKEIVDHFEKRLETLDGKGMIVCMSRRICVDLYDKIIKLRPAWHSDDIDKGAIKIIMSGNVSKDPENFAPHLLSKTQMKEIEGRMKDPDDPLKLVIVRDMWLTGFDAPPVHTMYIDKPMKGHNLMQTIARVNRVFKDKPAGLVVDFIGIAEDLKKALEHYTQSTGGNEAAAFPIDKALRLMKEKHDICKAFFHKLLISNWENQEPDKKLNLLKKGMDIINYSEEVKMRFLKHSAELKKAYALVAHDERSNAFRSDIAFMLAVRNNVVKYTPPKGQTMEELDTAIKQIVSEGVGAAEKPIDIFAEAGLKNPDLSILNEEFLDKMSGRENENLQIELLRKLLNDEIKVKQKKNEVKYKSFKDMLENMINQYHNRALTSAEIIKNLVDMAKEMQKEDKRAAQMDMTDEEIAFYDIVKQGHEAILQDEKTKEIAKNLVRIIREKTQNAVDWTNREDVQASIRSTVKRLLKRNGIKDSEDLENTIKIVMKQASNIFDNNIA from the coding sequence ATGGCTATTAACTCTCAGTTTGAATCTCTAGTGGAACAAGCAGCTATTAAGTGGTTTAAAGACTTGGGTTATGATTATATTCACGGCAGCAAAATATCTGCTGAAGATAGAAAAGATACTACAGAAGTAGTTTTAAATAAAGTTCTAATGGATAGTTTAAAGAAAATTAATCCTAATGTTAAAAGTGAATGTATACAAGAAGCTTATGAAGCCTTAAAAACTTTTAACTATCCTACAATAGAAAATAATAATAAGGATATCCATAAATTAATTAGAGAAGGTGTAAAGGTTACCTATAATGATAAAAGCGGAGAAGAAGTGGGGGATATAGTTAATGTATTTGACTATATCAAGCCAGAAAATAACTCTTTTATTGTCTGCAATCAAGTAACTATAAAGGGACCTAATACTCCTAGAATTCCAGATATCCTTGTATATGTTAATGGATTACCTATAGGTTTGTTTGAACTTAAAAATCCGCTGGATGAAAATGCAACTATAGAAGGAGCTTACAGGCAGATTAATCTTTATAAAAAAAATATACCAGATATATTTTATTATAATGAAATATGTGTTGTTTCTGATTCTACAGAGGCAAAGGCAGGTACCTTAACTGCAAATTTTGAAAGATATTCTGCATGGAAATGTATTGATACTGGAAACATAGAAAAAGAAAAAACAGAGCTGGAAGTACTTATAAAAGGTATGTTTGATAAAGAAAGATTGCTTGATATTATAAGAAACTTTATTACTTTTGAAAATGGAAGTGCTGTAGTCAAAAATAAAAAGAAGAAAAAGAGAATAGTTTCAGATAAGAAAGAAAAGAAAAAAATAATTGTAAAGAAAATAGCTATGTACCATCAGTATTATGGTGTAAGTGATGCTATTAGAGAAACTTTAAGAGCTGCAGGTGAAAATGGAGATAGAAAGATAGGAACTTACTGGCATACTCAAGGGTCAGGTAAAAGCTTGTCTATGGTCTTTTATACAGGAAAGGTTATTAGGGAAAAAGCATTAAATAATCCAACTATAGTAGTTATAACTGATAGAAATGATCTTGACGATCAATTATACGAAACTTTCTGCAATGCAAATGATCTGATACCTTATCCTGTACAGGCAGATAGTGTAGAAGATTTAAAAGAAAAAATACATACTCTTGCAGCTGGTGGAATTATATTTACAACTATTCAGAAGTTCCAAACGGATAAAGAAAATATAGAAGGATTAGATGTAAATAGGAAGATGAAGAAAGCTATAACAAGGGGCAGCGAGTATCCACTATTGTCAGATAGAAGCAATATAATTGTTATGTGTGATGAGGCACATAGAAGCAATTATGATTTTTTAGACGGTTTTGCTAAAAATATAAGACAGGGACTTCCAAGTGCTAGTTATATTGGTTTCACAGGTACGCCAATAGATTTTGAGGATAAATCAACACTTCAAGTGTTTGGCGATTATATTTCTGTTTATGATATGAAACAGGCAGTTTTGGATAATGCTACTGTGCCAATTTTTTATGAGTCCAAGGTAGTTAAATTAAAACTTGAAAACAACGATATTGATATGAATTTTGAAGAAGTAACTGAAAATGAAGAAGAGAACACAAAAAATAAATTAAAATCTAAATGGGCAGCTCTGGAAGCATTAGTAGGCACTTCTGAAAGATTGGATATAATAGCAAAAGAGATTGTAGATCATTTTGAAAAGAGACTGGAAACCCTAGATGGAAAAGGCATGATAGTTTGCATGAGTAGAAGGATTTGCGTTGATTTATATGATAAAATAATAAAATTAAGACCCGCGTGGCACTCTGATGATATAGATAAGGGTGCTATAAAAATAATAATGTCTGGCAACGTATCAAAAGATCCTGAAAATTTTGCACCGCATCTTTTAAGTAAAACACAGATGAAAGAAATAGAAGGAAGGATGAAAGACCCTGATGATCCTTTAAAATTAGTTATTGTTAGAGATATGTGGTTAACTGGCTTTGATGCTCCTCCGGTCCATACTATGTATATAGACAAGCCAATGAAAGGTCACAACCTAATGCAGACTATTGCTAGAGTAAATAGGGTATTTAAAGATAAACCAGCAGGATTAGTAGTAGATTTTATAGGAATAGCTGAGGATTTAAAGAAGGCTTTAGAGCATTATACACAAAGTACAGGTGGAAATGAGGCCGCTGCTTTTCCAATAGATAAAGCACTTAGGTTAATGAAAGAAAAGCATGATATTTGTAAAGCATTTTTTCACAAGTTATTAATATCCAACTGGGAAAACCAGGAGCCAGATAAGAAACTAAATTTACTAAAAAAAGGTATGGATATAATAAACTATTCAGAAGAAGTGAAAATGAGATTCTTGAAACATAGTGCAGAATTAAAAAAGGCATATGCACTAGTTGCTCATGATGAAAGAAGCAATGCTTTTAGAAGTGATATAGCATTTATGCTTGCTGTTAGAAATAATGTGGTTAAATATACGCCACCAAAAGGTCAAACTATGGAAGAACTGGATACGGCAATAAAACAAATAGTATCAGAAGGTGTAGGAGCAGCAGAAAAACCTATAGATATATTTGCAGAGGCTGGCCTAAAAAATCCCGATTTATCAATTTTAAATGAAGAGTTTTTGGATAAAATGAGCGGCAGGGAAAATGAAAATCTTCAAATTGAGCTTTTGAGAAAGTTATTAAATGATGAAATAAAAGTTAAGCAAAAGAAAAATGAAGTTAAATATAAATCATTTAAGGATATGCTTGAAAACATGATAAATCAGTATCACAATAGGGCACTAACTTCAGCTGAAATTATTAAAAACTTAGTGGATATGGCAAAGGAAATGCAAAAGGAAGATAAAAGAGCAGCACAGATGGATATGACGGATGAAGAAATAGCATTTTATGATATTGTAAAACAAGGCCATGAAGCTATTTTGCAGGATGAAAAGACAAAAGAGATAGCAAAGAACTTAGTTAGGATAATAAGAGAGAAAACTCAAAATGCTGTTGATTGGACAAACAGAGAAGATGTTCAGGCAAGTATAAGGTCAACAGTAAAAAGGCTGCTTAAGAGAAATGGTATAAAGGATTCAGAAGATCTTGAAAATACAATTAAAATTGTAATGAAACAGGCAAGTAATATTTTTGATAATAATATAGCTTAG
- a CDS encoding STAS-like domain-containing protein, whose amino-acid sequence MKTIIVNEFIKNAFSQEKALILRKKIEECFSNDDKMVLDFSGITKFTTLFFNFSTGYIISAFGPDKYNEKISLINLSPLGQSTYESSYKNAVEKYKPNKEIEKKILEVIKNSEE is encoded by the coding sequence GTGAAAACTATTATTGTAAATGAATTTATTAAAAATGCATTTTCTCAAGAAAAAGCACTTATATTAAGAAAAAAAATTGAAGAATGTTTTTCTAATGATGATAAGATGGTATTGGATTTTTCTGGAATAACTAAATTTACAACTTTATTCTTTAATTTTAGTACAGGATATATTATTTCAGCATTTGGTCCAGACAAATACAATGAAAAAATATCATTAATTAACCTTTCACCTTTAGGACAAAGTACTTATGAAAGTTCATATAAGAATGCAGTAGAAAAATACAAGCCTAATAAAGAAATTGAAAAGAAAATATTGGAAGTAATAAAAAATTCTGAAGAGTAA
- a CDS encoding Fic family protein encodes MLFSRNKSYGDIVPALDTKKLIFLVKKLLPDVVFNMASLEGNPFTYPEVETLLDGITIGGHKVSDEQQIFNIRNAWNYLFDLIYKNDTYIDVSSLYTIFNKFNEIVAKDEALISGAFRNGQVRIGGTDFIPPKAEELESIFKNELPQLIERCKSKTELAFEIFLWGALNQFYYDGNKRTSRLVSNMILISNGQGIFNIKAKNRLQFNILMVEFYNTREANNIFEFLYSNCLERY; translated from the coding sequence ATGTTATTTAGTAGAAACAAGTCTTATGGGGACATAGTTCCTGCATTAGATACAAAAAAATTGATATTTTTAGTGAAGAAACTATTACCAGATGTTGTATTCAATATGGCCAGTTTAGAAGGAAATCCATTTACTTACCCTGAAGTAGAAACGTTACTTGATGGAATCACTATAGGTGGTCATAAAGTAAGTGATGAGCAGCAGATCTTTAACATTAGGAATGCGTGGAATTATTTATTTGATTTAATTTATAAAAATGATACATATATAGATGTTTCTTCACTTTATACAATATTTAATAAATTTAACGAAATTGTTGCTAAGGATGAAGCTTTAATTAGCGGTGCATTCAGAAATGGCCAGGTTAGAATAGGAGGAACAGATTTTATTCCACCTAAAGCTGAAGAATTGGAAAGTATATTTAAAAATGAATTACCTCAATTAATTGAAAGGTGTAAAAGTAAAACTGAATTAGCTTTTGAGATATTTTTATGGGGAGCTTTAAATCAATTTTATTATGATGGCAACAAAAGGACTTCTAGGCTGGTATCTAATATGATTTTAATATCAAATGGCCAAGGAATATTTAATATAAAAGCAAAGAATAGATTGCAGTTTAATATTCTAATGGTTGAATTCTATAACACAAGAGAAGCTAATAATATATTTGAATTTTTATATAGTAATTGTTTGGAGAGATATTAA
- a CDS encoding restriction endonuclease subunit S — MENSWIKYKIGDICEVRGGKRLPKGATLLNKKTIHPYIRLVDIYGNRINEDNIMYIAENVYKKISRYIVNKDDVCVAIVGNTIGMVFYVDKRWDGSNLTENAVKIVCNNQISSKYLFYYLNSIYGQNEINKGIVGSAQGKLPIYNVKNIEIYLPNKFEQNKIVSILSSFDDKIELNNEMNKTLEEMAQAIFKSWFVDFEPFKEVGFEESELGMIPKGWKILELSKLGNIVTGKTPSKNNPEHFGKEYKFITPKDINGNIFITKSERGLSNEGYEKMKKNMHYKYSIGVSCIGSDLGEVYLNDDEGFTNQQINTLTLNNYKYYPYVYICLKNMKDDFKNMASGSAVPIINKTAFSKIKIVVPSEKYIEDFYNKVDSIFRKMLININQNEELNETRDTLLPKLISGKIRLND, encoded by the coding sequence ATGGAGAATAGTTGGATTAAATATAAGATAGGTGATATTTGCGAGGTGAGGGGAGGTAAAAGATTACCTAAAGGAGCTACGCTGTTAAATAAAAAAACTATCCATCCATACATAAGATTAGTTGATATATATGGCAATAGGATAAATGAAGATAATATTATGTACATTGCAGAAAATGTGTATAAGAAAATTTCAAGGTATATTGTAAATAAAGATGATGTTTGCGTGGCTATAGTAGGAAATACAATAGGTATGGTTTTTTATGTTGATAAAAGATGGGATGGTTCTAACTTAACAGAAAATGCGGTAAAGATAGTTTGTAATAATCAAATTAGTAGTAAGTATTTGTTTTATTACCTTAACTCAATTTACGGACAAAATGAAATAAATAAGGGAATAGTTGGATCAGCACAAGGAAAGTTACCAATATATAATGTTAAAAATATTGAAATTTATTTACCAAATAAATTTGAGCAAAACAAAATTGTGTCAATACTTTCATCCTTTGATGACAAAATTGAACTCAACAATGAAATGAATAAAACTTTAGAAGAAATGGCACAGGCTATTTTTAAATCCTGGTTTGTTGACTTTGAACCTTTTAAAGAGGTCGGTTTTGAAGAAAGCGAATTGGGAATGATACCTAAGGGGTGGAAGATACTAGAGCTTTCTAAGTTAGGAAATATCGTAACTGGGAAAACACCGTCAAAGAACAATCCAGAGCATTTTGGAAAAGAATATAAGTTCATAACACCAAAAGATATTAATGGAAATATTTTTATAACCAAGAGTGAAAGAGGATTATCAAATGAAGGTTATGAAAAGATGAAAAAAAATATGCATTATAAATACAGTATAGGGGTTTCATGTATAGGATCAGATTTAGGTGAAGTGTATCTGAATGATGATGAAGGTTTTACTAATCAGCAAATTAATACATTAACATTAAATAATTATAAGTATTATCCTTATGTGTACATATGTTTAAAGAATATGAAAGATGACTTTAAAAATATGGCATCAGGGAGTGCAGTTCCTATTATTAATAAAACAGCATTTTCTAAGATAAAGATTGTAGTACCTTCAGAAAAATATATAGAGGATTTTTATAATAAGGTAGATTCAATATTTAGAAAGATGTTAATTAATATTAACCAAAATGAAGAATTGAATGAAACAAGAGATACATTACTACCAAAACTAATTTCAGGAAAAATAAGATTAAATGATTAA
- a CDS encoding type I restriction-modification system subunit M, giving the protein MAQTNDGSLDFAAKLWSTCDRLRNNMESAEYKHIVLGLIFLKYISDSFEDRHKELGEMVKDPNNHEYYCTDEEERIEISEDKDEYTSQNIFYVPEEARFSYILKNATQSDIGKIIDNAMELIEKENPKQLKGVLNKVYTRAPLDSHTLGEIVKTIGSIELYNKNDEMDILGRVYEYFLGKFAQQEGKGGGEFFTPDSVVRLLVEMIEPLNGRVYDGCCGSGGMFVQSMKFLQAHKGQRKNISIYGQESNPTTLKLCKMNLAIRGLSGDIRYGNTYIDDQFKDLRAQYVLANPPFNDKLWGADRTKGDARWVYGLAPENDANYTWLQNFLYHLDSEGAAGIVLANGSMTTSQSANLEIRKGMIDKGNVVDCMVALPPQLFFTTQIPACLWFMRKGRTTNKVLFIDARKMGTMLDRVLRKLTDEDIKKIADIYHNWRKGKDYEDIQGFCAEVDRDTIAENDYVLAPGRYVGIEEAEDDGIPFEEKMTELTEKLYAQMKESLKLDEVIKKNLEELGYGE; this is encoded by the coding sequence GTGGCACAAACAAATGATGGTTCATTGGACTTTGCAGCAAAACTATGGTCAACGTGCGATAGATTAAGAAATAATATGGAAAGTGCAGAATATAAGCACATTGTTTTAGGACTTATATTTTTAAAATACATTTCTGATTCATTCGAAGATAGGCATAAAGAATTAGGGGAAATGGTTAAAGATCCTAACAATCATGAGTATTATTGTACTGATGAAGAGGAAAGAATTGAAATATCAGAAGATAAAGATGAATATACATCTCAAAATATTTTTTATGTTCCAGAGGAAGCAAGATTTAGTTATATACTAAAAAATGCAACTCAATCTGATATTGGTAAAATAATAGATAATGCCATGGAACTTATAGAAAAAGAAAATCCAAAGCAATTAAAAGGTGTACTTAATAAGGTATACACAAGAGCTCCACTTGATTCACATACTTTGGGAGAAATTGTTAAAACTATAGGAAGTATTGAATTGTACAATAAAAATGATGAAATGGACATTTTAGGAAGGGTGTATGAATATTTCTTAGGAAAATTTGCACAGCAGGAAGGAAAAGGCGGCGGAGAATTCTTTACACCTGATTCTGTTGTTAGACTACTTGTAGAAATGATAGAACCTTTAAATGGTAGGGTCTACGATGGCTGTTGTGGTTCAGGTGGTATGTTTGTTCAGAGCATGAAATTTCTTCAGGCACATAAAGGCCAGAGAAAAAACATTTCTATTTATGGACAGGAATCAAATCCTACCACACTTAAACTTTGCAAAATGAACCTTGCAATTAGAGGATTAAGCGGTGATATTAGGTATGGAAATACATATATAGATGATCAATTTAAGGATTTAAGGGCACAGTATGTTTTAGCAAATCCACCTTTTAATGATAAGTTGTGGGGAGCAGATAGGACAAAAGGTGACGCTAGGTGGGTCTATGGACTAGCACCGGAAAATGATGCAAACTATACCTGGCTGCAAAATTTTTTATATCATTTAGACAGTGAAGGTGCAGCTGGTATAGTACTTGCCAATGGTTCCATGACTACATCACAAAGTGCAAATCTTGAAATAAGAAAAGGTATGATAGATAAGGGAAATGTAGTAGATTGTATGGTGGCGCTGCCTCCTCAATTATTCTTTACGACACAGATTCCAGCTTGCCTTTGGTTTATGAGAAAAGGAAGAACTACAAATAAAGTGTTATTTATAGATGCGAGAAAAATGGGGACAATGCTTGATAGGGTTTTAAGAAAACTAACGGATGAGGATATTAAAAAGATAGCAGATATATATCATAACTGGAGAAAAGGTAAGGATTATGAAGATATACAAGGTTTCTGTGCAGAAGTAGATAGAGACACCATAGCTGAAAATGACTATGTACTAGCACCTGGAAGATATGTTGGTATTGAAGAAGCAGAGGATGATGGAATTCCTTTTGAAGAAAAAATGACAGAGTTAACGGAAAAACTTTATGCTCAGATGAAGGAAAGTTTAAAGTTGGATGAAGTTATAAAGAAGAACTTGGAGGAACTTGGGTATGGAGAATAG
- a CDS encoding PBECR2 nuclease fold domain-containing protein: protein MCIKKLKDNTNEVQVVGNLEQKYINMANSNVPSGEVRMNPGAIKHIKKKHPDDFKKYFQNIPEIIESPDYVGQNPKKKDSIELVKVIDGDVLVAVKLDPSGHLYFSSMYLLAPSKVPKRLKSGRLKKVNP from the coding sequence ATGTGTATTAAAAAGCTTAAAGATAATACGAATGAAGTTCAAGTTGTAGGAAACCTTGAACAAAAGTATATAAATATGGCTAATTCAAATGTACCTTCTGGAGAGGTTAGAATGAACCCAGGTGCTATTAAACATATAAAAAAGAAACATCCTGATGATTTTAAAAAATATTTTCAAAACATTCCTGAGATAATTGAAAGCCCTGATTATGTAGGACAAAATCCTAAAAAAAAAGATAGTATAGAGTTAGTTAAAGTTATAGATGGAGATGTGTTAGTAGCAGTAAAATTAGATCCATCCGGCCATCTTTATTTTTCCAGTATGTATTTGTTAGCACCTTCAAAAGTTCCTAAAAGATTGAAAAGTGGAAGATTGAAAAAAGTTAATCCATAA
- a CDS encoding TIR domain-containing protein: protein MNICFISPELTVYNCEHAKIFFETCKSEMDNYVVDYVVIKNIRQIPVAINKVSNNTLIIMFNNKENSYDAQLTELIAKANANNAKIWTIAIDKDCREPLDLIKNKQSFEVWDKLRVRNFKVYNELKARNLGNDNIKSIALLFSRKIISYISPTLCNEDFLLFVSHRRLDGEDLTARLCDKLKIQAKNDKTFRDVTDVEVGEETQEVIKSALGRSDVLIFLHTPQSAKSEWIEKELRFALLNNIPIIWIQIDDANIDTLPVKPGDKPNISCNSEDFNKEDKLTKIIDDILSQSFHLVMEYSYNIYDQINTFKDFCQNQHIKFTEESFDRMIYCLSASRKGYFYPQREIKQYVQYFGKRYSSNDIIKLNNFLDNKKYKNYNLYDSAIILSNNINYKRLQDQNNNKIIEENCEDFYYRWREYMNKVKVKYDEEIVISGDFSECEEIYKQSLTDAVNLFSKEILKSGLTLVFGSHPTFQNIIFEIGQKVRPEDYKKAIKMYISKFFKERYNLFEIMRNATVYETEKVGTGNSKEDREESLALMRNKMINRENVKALICMGGKIKKDANLQGIDSEIKIARASDIPVFLVGSVGGRSSQLATEYKKCGKWNELNGAPNELNEQLLYGFDYRKLANEVINFLKND from the coding sequence ATGAATATATGTTTTATTTCACCAGAACTTACTGTCTATAACTGTGAACATGCAAAAATATTTTTTGAAACATGTAAGTCTGAAATGGATAATTATGTAGTTGATTATGTAGTTATAAAAAATATAAGGCAAATACCTGTGGCCATAAATAAAGTTTCTAATAATACTTTGATTATAATGTTTAATAATAAAGAAAATAGTTATGACGCACAGTTAACTGAGTTAATAGCCAAAGCAAATGCAAATAATGCAAAAATATGGACAATTGCTATAGATAAGGATTGCAGAGAACCATTGGATTTAATAAAAAATAAACAAAGCTTTGAGGTATGGGATAAATTAAGGGTAAGAAACTTTAAAGTGTATAATGAATTGAAAGCAAGAAATTTGGGAAATGATAATATAAAGTCAATAGCATTATTGTTTTCTAGAAAAATTATTTCTTATATATCACCAACATTATGTAATGAAGATTTTTTATTATTTGTTAGTCATAGAAGATTGGATGGGGAAGATTTAACTGCAAGATTATGTGATAAATTAAAAATTCAGGCTAAAAATGATAAAACGTTTAGAGATGTTACAGATGTTGAAGTTGGAGAAGAAACACAAGAAGTTATTAAAAGTGCTTTAGGAAGAAGTGACGTACTAATTTTTTTACATACACCTCAGTCTGCTAAATCTGAATGGATAGAAAAAGAATTGAGATTTGCTCTATTAAATAATATACCTATAATTTGGATTCAGATAGATGATGCAAATATAGATACGTTACCCGTTAAGCCAGGAGATAAACCCAATATTTCATGTAATAGTGAAGATTTTAATAAAGAAGATAAGCTTACAAAGATTATTGATGATATTCTGTCTCAAAGTTTTCATCTTGTTATGGAATATTCATATAATATATATGATCAAATAAATACATTTAAAGATTTTTGTCAGAACCAACATATTAAATTTACTGAGGAAAGTTTTGATAGAATGATATACTGCTTAAGTGCTTCTAGAAAGGGTTATTTTTATCCACAACGAGAAATTAAACAGTATGTTCAATACTTTGGAAAAAGGTATAGTAGTAATGATATAATTAAATTAAATAATTTTTTAGATAATAAAAAATATAAAAATTATAATTTATATGATTCGGCTATAATTTTATCAAATAATATAAATTATAAAAGATTGCAAGATCAAAATAATAATAAAATAATTGAAGAAAATTGTGAGGATTTTTATTATAGGTGGAGAGAATATATGAATAAAGTTAAAGTTAAATATGATGAGGAAATTGTTATATCTGGTGATTTCTCAGAGTGTGAAGAAATATATAAACAGTCTTTAACAGACGCTGTAAATTTATTTTCTAAAGAAATATTGAAAAGTGGATTAACGCTGGTATTTGGTTCACATCCAACATTTCAAAATATAATTTTTGAGATTGGCCAAAAAGTGAGACCAGAAGATTATAAAAAAGCTATTAAAATGTATATTTCTAAATTTTTTAAAGAAAGATATAATTTATTTGAGATAATGAGAAATGCAACTGTTTATGAAACTGAAAAGGTTGGAACTGGAAATAGTAAAGAAGATAGGGAAGAAAGTTTAGCATTGATGAGAAATAAAATGATTAATAGAGAAAATGTAAAAGCATTAATATGTATGGGTGGAAAAATAAAAAAAGATGCTAATTTACAAGGAATTGATAGTGAAATTAAAATTGCAAGAGCAAGTGATATACCTGTTTTTTTAGTTGGTTCAGTAGGGGGACGTTCTTCTCAACTAGCTACCGAATACAAAAAATGTGGTAAATGGAATGAACTCAACGGTGCTCCTAATGAACTTAATGAACAATTGTTGTATGGGTTCGATTATAGAAAATTAGCAAATGAAGTTATAAATTTTTTAAAAAATGATTAA